A stretch of DNA from Patescibacteria group bacterium:
AACGGCTATATCATTCGTTACCTCGGCGAGCTCCGCAGTCGCGCGCCACACGAGATCGAAATAACCGTTGAACATGATGAGCAGCCCGACTTCGAATCTACCCTGATACATGCCATACCCGATAAAAACAAATCCCGCAAGGCGCGCAAAAATAGTATAGATATTCAGGCTCCCCTCACGGACACGGAAGAACACAATCCGTTTCCTGATTTCAGCCATCAAGCCATTCATACTCTTGCTGATATAGGCCTCCAGCGCGCGGGAAAAACCCATGGTTTTCACCGTCAATATATTATTGATCGATTCAAAGAGCACTCCATCAACCTCTTCTTCTCTCTGATCGACAAGTACTGATTGATACTCTGCACGTTTGGTCTGCACATAAGAGAAGAAATAGTAAGTCGCCACAAACAGGACAAAAGCAATACTAAATCCGACCCCTAATGATTTCAGAATGAAACCCACTGCGATAATGTTCAACACCGATTCAATGATATTGGTGTAATAGATGCGTAGGATGTGTTGCAGTCCGTCACCTCCGCGCGCAACGCGCTTCAGTTTTGCCCCGGACCGCATTTTTTCATGCCATCGCAAATCAAGCGAAAAAAGATGCTGTATGGTTTTTAGCTTCGCATCGAGCCCGATGCGCTCTGCCACCTGATAGCCGTGATATTTCGCAACCTCGTGGATGATAAATCTATATAACCCTGCCGCAATCCAGAGCGCCAATAATATCCAGAAATACCGCAGGGACTGTCCGCGCGTGTAATGGACGAAAAAGGTAGTGATCTGCCCCAGCGCCCATGCGGGATAGAGCCAGACCAAATCGCTTGAGAACCGCAATAAGGTCGCCAGCCAAAATTTTCCCCGATAGGGGCGAATAAAGGACCACATGTCGGCGAGGAGTTGCTTGTTTGAATAATACTCCGTGTGGGAATGATTCATGCTCAATAAATAGTTTGAGAAAACGAACGCGATTCGAAAAACTGACTTACTATATTTTCTGATAAGGCTTCAAACTTTTGCGATCGTTAA
This window harbors:
- a CDS encoding ABC transporter ATP-binding protein — encoded protein: MNHSHTEYYSNKQLLADMWSFIRPYRGKFWLATLLRFSSDLVWLYPAWALGQITTFFVHYTRGQSLRYFWILLALWIAAGLYRFIIHEVAKYHGYQVAERIGLDAKLKTIQHLFSLDLRWHEKMRSGAKLKRVARGGDGLQHILRIYYTNIIESVLNIIAVGFILKSLGVGFSIAFVLFVATYYFFSYVQTKRAEYQSVLVDQREEEVDGVLFESINNILTVKTMGFSRALEAYISKSMNGLMAEIRKRIVFFRVREGSLNIYTIFARLAGFVFIGYGMYQGRFEVGLLIMFNGYFDLVWRATAELAEVTNDIAVDKVAVGRMKELLQVQPTIEGVGKLPFSPAWHTMQMKEVSFAYRQRKVLNDISLTIARGEKVGIVGFSGAGKSTLFKILLKLYEDYSGEITIDGVSLRDIERDSYIHKIAVVMQDTELFDLSLKDNIAIVAGEKEADEAALKKALMIAHLDEMLPQLPQGVDTLIGEKGVRLSGGEKQRLGIARAVYKNPEILFLDEATSHLDADSERKIQDSLHQFFQHVTAIVIAHRLSTIKEMDRIVVLEKGSIVEQGTFAALLRKKGIFYQLWEKQKL